Genomic DNA from Streptomyces sp. GS7:
CGGGCCGCCCGCATCAAGGCCACCGTCACCGGCCGCCCCAAGCACTACTACAGCGTCTACCAGAAGATGATCGTGCGCGGGCGCGACTTCGCCGAGATCTACGACCTGGTGGGCATCCGGGTCCTCGTCGACACGGTCCGGGACTGCTACGCGGCCCTGGGCACCATCCACGCGCGGTGGAATCCGGTCCCCGGCCGGTTCAAGGACTACATCGCGATGCCCAAGTTCAACATGTACCAGTCGCTGCACACGACCGTGATCGGCCCCAGCGGCAAGCCCGTTGAACTCCAGATCCGCACCTTCGACATGCACCGCCGCGCCGAGTACGGCATCGCCGCGCACTGGAAGTACAAGCAGGAGGCGGTCGCCGGGGCCTCCAAGGTGCGTACCGACGTGCCCAAGGGCACCGGCAAGGGCGCCGGCCAGGACACCGTCAACGACATGGCCTGGCTGCGGCAGTTGCTGGACTGGCAGAAGGAGACCGAGGACCCGGGCGAGTTCCTGGAGTCGCTGCGCTTCGACCTCTCGCGCAACGAGGTCTTCGTCTTCACGCCGAAGGGCGATGTGATAGCGCTGCCGGCCGGCGCCACCCCGGTCGACTTCGCGTACGCGGTGCACACCGAGGTCGGCCACCGCACGATAGGAGCGCGGGTCAACGGGCGGCTGGTACCGCTCGAATCGACCCTGGACAACGGTGACCTGGTGGAGGTCTTCACCTCCAAGGCGGCCGGCGCGGGTCCGTCCCGCGACTGGCTCAGCTTCGTCAAGTCCCCGCGGGCCCGCAACAAGATCCGCGCGTGGTTCTCCAAGGAGCGCCGCGACGAGGCCATCGAGCAGGGCAAGGACGCCATCGCGCGCGCCATGCGCAAGCAGAACCTGCCCATCCAGCGAATCCTGACCGGCGACTCCCTGGTCACCCTCGCGCACGAGATGCGCTACCCGGACATCTCCTCGCTCTACGCCGCCATCGGCGAGGGCCATGTCGCCGCGCAGAGCGTCGTCCAGAAGCTGGTGCAGGCGCTCGGCGGGCAGGACGAGGCCACCGAGGACATCGCCGAGTCGACGCCGATCCGGCCGCGCTCCAAGCGCCGGTCCAGCACCGATCCGGGCGTCGTCGTCAAGGGCGTCGACGATGTCTGGGTCAAGCTGGCCCGCTGCTGTACGCCGGTGCCGGGCGACCCCATCATCGGGTTCGTCACCCGCGGCAGCGGCGTCTCGGTGCACCGCGCCGACTGCGTCAACGTCGACTCGCTGTCCCGGCAGCCCGAGCGGATCCTGGACGTCGAGTGGGCGCCCACCCAGTCCTCGGTCTTCCTGGTCGCCATCCAGGTCGAGGCGCTGGACCGCTCCCGGCTGCTGTCGGACGTCACCCGGGTGCTGTCCGACCAGCACGTCAACATCCTGTCCGCGGCGGTCCAGACCTCCCGCGACCGGGTCGCCACCTCGCGCTTCACCTTCGAGATGGGCGACCCCAAGCATCTGGGCCATGTCCTCAAGGCCGTCAGGGGAGTTGAGGGCGTCTACGACGTCTACCGGGTGACCTCGGCACGCAGGCCCTGAGAGAGCGGCGGGGGACACGATGGGGGAGGAACTGCTCGGCGGGCGCTACCGCCTCGTCCGGCTGATCGGCCGCGGCGGGATGGGCGCCGTCCACGAGGCGCTGGACACCGGGCTGGACCGCCGGGTGGCGGTCAAGCGGCTGCTGGCCGCCGGCGGTCTCGACTCCGGCTCGACGGCCCTGCGGCGCTTCCAGCGGGAGGCTCAGGCGCTGGCCCGGATCAGCCACCCGGGAGTGGTCCACGTCTACGACAGCGGCGTCCACGAGGGCACGCCGTACATCGTGATGGAACTGCTGGACGGGGTGGGGCCGGCGGCGCTGGTGGAGGCCCACGGACCGCTGCCGCCGGCGCTGGCCGCCGAGATCGGGCTGGGCATGTGCCGGGCGCTGGCCGCCGCGCACGCCGCCGGCGTCCTGCACCGCGACGTCAAA
This window encodes:
- a CDS encoding RelA/SpoT family protein, with the translated sequence MPDEAQPLSPGLRPAGTPAARPDEPKPKDTASSAAPKPERQSAAGGTAKPRPTADRPAGPQAPADRPRPAPAAQPPAGGKPLPPASLGRSGSPNRVRARLARLGVQRSSPYNPVLEPLLRAVRGNDPKIETATLRQVERAYQVAERWHRGQKRKSGDPYITHPLAVTTILAELGMDPATLMAGLLHDTVEDTEYGLDTLRRDFGDQVALLVDGVTKLDKVKFGEAAQAETVRKMVVAMAKDPRVLVIKLADRLHNMRTMRYLKREKQEKKARETLEIYAPLAHRLGMNTIKWELEDLAFAILYPKMYDEIVRLVAERAPKRDEYLAIVTDEVQADLRAARIKATVTGRPKHYYSVYQKMIVRGRDFAEIYDLVGIRVLVDTVRDCYAALGTIHARWNPVPGRFKDYIAMPKFNMYQSLHTTVIGPSGKPVELQIRTFDMHRRAEYGIAAHWKYKQEAVAGASKVRTDVPKGTGKGAGQDTVNDMAWLRQLLDWQKETEDPGEFLESLRFDLSRNEVFVFTPKGDVIALPAGATPVDFAYAVHTEVGHRTIGARVNGRLVPLESTLDNGDLVEVFTSKAAGAGPSRDWLSFVKSPRARNKIRAWFSKERRDEAIEQGKDAIARAMRKQNLPIQRILTGDSLVTLAHEMRYPDISSLYAAIGEGHVAAQSVVQKLVQALGGQDEATEDIAESTPIRPRSKRRSSTDPGVVVKGVDDVWVKLARCCTPVPGDPIIGFVTRGSGVSVHRADCVNVDSLSRQPERILDVEWAPTQSSVFLVAIQVEALDRSRLLSDVTRVLSDQHVNILSAAVQTSRDRVATSRFTFEMGDPKHLGHVLKAVRGVEGVYDVYRVTSARRP